From the Acidilutibacter cellobiosedens genome, one window contains:
- a CDS encoding histidine triad nucleotide-binding protein, producing the protein MKNCIFCKIASGEVPSDIIYEDDKVVAFNDLNPQSPVHFLVIPKEHISSIKDINEENISIISHIFLVIKKIAHEKLLDEKGYRIVNNCGEFGGQSVDHLHFHVLGGREMLWPPG; encoded by the coding sequence GTGAAAAACTGTATATTTTGTAAAATAGCGAGTGGAGAAGTTCCTTCGGATATTATATATGAAGATGATAAAGTAGTGGCTTTTAATGATTTAAACCCACAATCTCCTGTACACTTTTTAGTTATTCCTAAAGAACATATTTCTTCAATTAAAGATATAAATGAAGAAAATATATCCATAATAAGTCACATTTTTCTTGTTATTAAAAAAATTGCTCATGAAAAATTATTGGATGAAAAAGGATACAGAATAGTTAATAATTGCGGAGAATTTGGAGGTCAGAGTGTCGATCATCTTCATTTTCATGTATTAGGAGGCAGAGAAATGTTATGGCCTCCGGGCTAA
- the floA gene encoding flotillin-like protein FloA (flotillin-like protein involved in membrane lipid rafts): MSGFVVTLSIAIIIILFVILFFTFIPVGLWITAYFSGVKISMGTLIGMKLRRVVPSRIVNPLIKATKAGLNLGADQLEAHYLAGGNVNTLIDALIAAERANIALGFERGAAIDLAGRNVLEAVQVSVNPKVIETPQISAVAKDGIEVMVKARVTVRANIERLVGGSGEETIIARVGEGIVTTVGSSVSHKDVLENPDSISQTVLEKGLDSGTAFEILSIDIADVDIGRNIGAKLQTDQAEADKRIAQAKAEERRAMAVAREQEMKAEVQSMKAKVVESEAEVPLALANALKEGKLGVMDYYNMKNILADTEMRNAISKIQTEDKPSNE; the protein is encoded by the coding sequence ATGTCAGGATTTGTTGTTACGTTAAGTATAGCGATTATTATTATTCTTTTTGTTATTTTGTTTTTTACTTTTATACCTGTTGGATTGTGGATAACAGCCTATTTTTCCGGAGTTAAGATAAGTATGGGAACTCTTATAGGAATGAAGTTGAGGAGAGTAGTGCCTTCCAGAATAGTAAATCCTCTTATAAAGGCTACGAAGGCAGGATTAAATTTAGGAGCGGATCAATTGGAAGCTCATTATCTTGCGGGAGGTAACGTGAATACCTTAATAGATGCGTTAATAGCAGCAGAGAGGGCAAATATAGCTCTTGGATTTGAAAGAGGGGCGGCAATAGACCTTGCGGGAAGAAATGTATTGGAAGCCGTACAGGTAAGCGTAAATCCCAAGGTAATAGAAACTCCTCAAATTTCGGCGGTGGCTAAGGATGGAATAGAAGTAATGGTAAAAGCAAGAGTCACGGTTAGGGCTAATATTGAAAGATTGGTAGGAGGATCAGGTGAGGAGACGATAATTGCCAGAGTTGGAGAAGGAATAGTTACTACGGTTGGCAGTTCTGTTTCTCATAAAGATGTACTGGAAAATCCTGATAGCATATCTCAAACTGTTCTTGAGAAAGGGTTGGATTCAGGTACTGCTTTTGAGATACTTTCCATTGATATTGCAGATGTGGATATAGGAAGAAATATAGGTGCCAAGTTGCAGACAGATCAAGCTGAAGCAGACAAGAGAATAGCTCAGGCTAAGGCAGAAGAGAGAAGAGCAATGGCCGTTGCAAGAGAACAGGAAATGAAGGCCGAAGTTCAGTCAATGAAAGCAAAGGTAGTGGAATCGGAAGCGGAAGTACCTTTGGCTCTTGCCAATGCATTAAAAGAAGGCAAATTAGGTGTGATGGATTATTATAATATGAAAAATATATTGGCAGATACGGAAATGAGAAACGCCATATCAAAAATTCAAACGGAAGATAAACCTTCCAACGAATAG
- a CDS encoding NfeD family protein has translation MKKWKMIFFIIMALLIISSFVYGEGYSTNVNEGFRDKLASIISNPFISTLFLTLGFVGMVIEIFTPGFGIGGVISIVFFGLFFGGNIIAGNSHWASLLFFIIGLILLVVEAMVPGFGLPGISGIIMLAVGIIMATGDISSAVMSLSVALMVTVVVAVVFIKIGYKSPLFNKIVLETKFTKEKGYNSSSLQEQLLDKEGVAITDLRPSGIIEIDGTRIDALSEGNYIDRGAQVKIYKVEGSKIFVRRL, from the coding sequence TTGAAAAAATGGAAGATGATATTTTTTATAATTATGGCATTATTGATAATAAGTTCTTTTGTTTATGGTGAAGGATATTCAACAAATGTTAATGAAGGATTCAGAGATAAACTTGCTTCAATTATTTCTAATCCGTTTATAAGTACATTATTTTTAACATTGGGATTTGTAGGAATGGTTATAGAAATATTTACTCCGGGGTTTGGAATTGGAGGAGTTATTTCCATTGTTTTTTTCGGATTATTTTTTGGAGGCAATATTATTGCCGGAAATTCCCATTGGGCAAGTTTACTTTTTTTTATAATAGGTCTTATTCTTCTTGTTGTTGAAGCAATGGTTCCGGGGTTTGGATTGCCGGGAATCAGTGGAATAATTATGTTGGCAGTAGGGATAATTATGGCTACCGGAGATATTTCCAGTGCTGTAATGAGTTTAAGTGTAGCTTTAATGGTTACGGTCGTAGTCGCCGTAGTATTTATTAAAATAGGATACAAAAGCCCTTTATTTAATAAAATAGTGCTTGAGACTAAATTTACGAAAGAAAAAGGATATAACAGTTCATCTTTGCAGGAACAACTTTTAGATAAAGAAGGAGTGGCAATTACGGATCTTCGTCCATCTGGAATAATTGAAATTGATGGAACAAGAATAGATGCTCTTTCAGAAGGAAACTATATTGATAGAGGAGCTCAAGTGAAGATATACAAAGTAGAAGGCTCTAAAATATTTGTGAGGAGGTTGTAA
- the yqfC gene encoding sporulation protein YqfC — MKEKIKDMKLNMSEALELPKDIVMDLPKITVIGNIELSLLNHKGIVEYTQNVIRINTNSGVVKITGEELVIKTILTEEIIVTGLIDNIEFLS; from the coding sequence ATGAAAGAAAAGATTAAAGATATGAAGCTTAACATGTCCGAAGCACTGGAACTACCGAAAGATATCGTCATGGATCTTCCCAAGATTACAGTTATAGGAAATATAGAATTATCCCTGTTAAATCATAAAGGGATAGTGGAATACACTCAAAACGTTATAAGGATTAATACAAACAGCGGAGTAGTTAAAATTACAGGAGAAGAATTGGTAATAAAGACTATATTGACAGAAGAAATAATAGTGACAGGATTAATTGACAATATAGAATTTTTAAGTTAG
- a CDS encoding GatB/YqeY domain-containing protein → MSLKEKLMEDFKDSMRNRDVVRKNTITMIRAAVKQREVDERIQLKDEDIIDIISKQLKEKKEAIEEFQRGKRQDLVDLTEKEMNILLKYLPAQLTEEELEKVVKQTIDEVEAKSIKDIGKVMKSVMPKIKGKADGKEVNRICKKYLE, encoded by the coding sequence TTGTCATTAAAAGAAAAACTTATGGAAGACTTTAAAGATTCCATGAGAAATAGAGATGTTGTAAGAAAAAATACCATTACTATGATTAGGGCAGCTGTTAAGCAAAGAGAAGTAGATGAGAGAATCCAATTGAAAGATGAAGATATAATAGATATAATATCGAAGCAGTTGAAAGAAAAAAAGGAAGCTATAGAAGAGTTTCAAAGAGGTAAAAGGCAAGATTTAGTTGATCTTACAGAAAAAGAAATGAATATTCTTTTGAAATATTTGCCTGCTCAATTGACGGAAGAGGAATTAGAAAAAGTTGTTAAACAAACTATAGATGAAGTTGAAGCAAAATCCATAAAAGATATTGGGAAGGTGATGAAGTCGGTAATGCCTAAGATAAAGGGTAAGGCTGACGGAAAAGAAGTAAATAGAATATGTAAGAAATATTTGGAATAA
- the rpsU gene encoding 30S ribosomal protein S21, translated as MAEIRVGENESLDNALKRFKRQCARSGVLAEYRKREHYEKPSVRRKKKSEAARKKNRGRF; from the coding sequence ATGGCAGAGATAAGAGTAGGAGAAAATGAATCATTAGATAATGCCCTAAAAAGGTTTAAAAGGCAATGTGCCCGTTCTGGCGTTTTAGCTGAATACAGAAAAAGAGAACACTATGAAAAACCAAGTGTAAGACGTAAGAAAAAATCAGAAGCGGCTAGAAAGAAGAATAGGGGTAGATTTTAA